From the genome of Gracilibacillus salitolerans, one region includes:
- a CDS encoding complex I subunit 5 family protein, with protein MEAAVWVIILPLLTAFFLGISKLYFKRIFFPLVTGSAIIYLFLLILVITNSYPPKVYSIGDWDLLGINLMVDPFSALFLLMIAILFFPFIIFSMKYNKFMKHDYFIFAYLMIAGISGMVLTADLFNLYVFMEVSSLSSCALSLYKKTDRGIEGTFKYLIMSTVGSFFILLATILTYYLTGTLNMAEIPLAFEDIPFKIKSTLMTFFVFGYAVKVGLIPLHAWLPDAYEDSPIPYNVLSSGLVLKSAVYALIRVLYIMFGVDFLDESRLLNIVVFWGVITFIIAHCLAYQQSNLNRLLAYSTVAQIAYIMIGLFVGTEAGLIAGSFHILNHAIMKGTLFLVVGIFHYSIAAVEIKDIKGLGYKFPILSFTFVVASFAIVGLPPFNGFLSKWLIVEAALEAGFVYVAFFILVGTFLSLTYYLKVIVTLYTKNEQELEMEKAGLSLKLPTIFLGSLCIVFGIVPSLPLSLINKIPEFLLDNEDYIRILLGG; from the coding sequence ATGGAAGCGGCTGTCTGGGTTATCATTTTACCTTTATTAACCGCATTTTTTCTTGGTATTTCAAAGTTATATTTTAAAAGGATTTTTTTTCCTTTGGTAACCGGTAGTGCGATCATTTATCTTTTTTTATTAATTTTAGTTATTACTAATAGTTATCCTCCAAAAGTATACAGTATTGGTGATTGGGATCTGTTGGGAATAAATTTAATGGTGGATCCTTTTTCTGCTCTATTTTTGTTGATGATAGCGATATTATTTTTTCCTTTTATTATTTTTTCCATGAAATATAACAAATTTATGAAACATGACTACTTTATTTTTGCATATTTAATGATAGCTGGTATTTCGGGAATGGTTCTTACTGCTGATTTATTCAATCTTTATGTATTTATGGAAGTGAGTTCTCTGAGTTCTTGCGCTCTGTCATTGTATAAAAAGACTGATAGAGGAATAGAAGGTACTTTTAAATATCTGATAATGTCTACGGTGGGGAGCTTTTTTATTTTACTGGCTACCATTTTAACTTATTACTTAACTGGAACGCTAAATATGGCTGAAATCCCCCTAGCATTTGAGGATATCCCCTTTAAAATTAAAAGTACCCTTATGACCTTTTTTGTTTTTGGCTATGCCGTAAAGGTCGGGTTAATTCCTCTGCATGCTTGGCTACCTGATGCTTATGAAGATTCGCCAATTCCTTACAATGTTTTATCATCGGGCTTAGTGTTGAAATCTGCTGTATATGCATTAATAAGAGTGTTATATATAATGTTTGGCGTTGATTTTCTGGATGAAAGTAGACTGTTAAATATTGTGGTTTTCTGGGGAGTTATTACTTTTATTATTGCTCATTGTTTAGCCTATCAGCAATCCAATTTGAACCGGCTGCTTGCATATTCCACCGTTGCTCAAATAGCGTATATCATGATCGGATTATTTGTGGGAACGGAAGCAGGCTTAATTGCTGGAAGTTTTCACATTTTAAATCACGCCATAATGAAAGGGACGTTATTTTTAGTTGTAGGAATATTTCATTATAGTATAGCCGCTGTTGAAATAAAAGATATTAAAGGACTGGGTTATAAATTCCCCATACTCTCCTTTACTTTTGTAGTTGCTTCCTTTGCTATAGTGGGCCTGCCTCCCTTCAATGGATTTTTGAGTAAATGGCTTATTGTTGAAGCAGCTCTAGAAGCTGGCTTTGTTTATGTTGCCTTCTTTATTCTGGTGGGAACGTTTTTATCCTTAACGTATTATTTAAAAGTAATTGTTACATTATATACAAAAAACGAACAAGAACTAGAAATGGAAAAAGCCGGTTTATCTTTAAAATTACCTACTATCTTTCTAGGTAGTTTATGTATTGTATTTGGCATAGTACCTTCATTACCTTTAAGTCTAATTAATAAGATTCCGGAATTTTTGCTTGATAATGAAGACTACATAAGAATATTACTAGGAGGTTGA
- the mnhG gene encoding monovalent cation/H(+) antiporter subunit G: MELVIDFIHSVRQLFVFVFFITGTYFLLSTTVGLIRFPNLYTRLHAGSKCLTAGGISVFMGCIVLEGISFVSLKLIVIMIFLFITNPIAIHVFASFDNNYNLIFKTFTKKDFDK; the protein is encoded by the coding sequence GTGGAGTTGGTGATTGATTTCATTCATAGTGTAAGACAACTATTTGTTTTTGTATTTTTTATAACTGGTACTTATTTTTTGTTAAGTACTACTGTGGGATTGATTCGTTTTCCTAATTTGTATACCCGGTTACATGCCGGATCTAAATGCCTGACGGCCGGAGGTATTTCAGTTTTCATGGGATGTATCGTACTCGAAGGCATTAGTTTTGTTTCTTTAAAACTAATTGTCATCATGATTTTTTTATTCATCACTAATCCGATAGCAATTCATGTCTTTGCCAGTTTTGATAATAATTATAACCTTATATTCAAAACATTTACAAAAAAAGATTTCGATAAATGA
- a CDS encoding Na+/H+ antiporter subunit E encodes MKKKLLTFIITLALWFVFAGRVNIEVFLLGTIICSIISFMLAEDLFKLIQLKDGTKDFPKKIYYIFMVIIAFIYDLFLSAFKVSKHAFEIKPSYSPRIVSIKTSLIGSNSIAILANFITFTQGSLAMDFDHINKQYLIHWIDVHSDDEEERKKTRIRKHHTLVAKIVN; translated from the coding sequence TTGAAGAAAAAATTATTAACATTTATTATAACTTTGGCATTATGGTTTGTTTTTGCAGGCCGCGTTAATATCGAGGTATTTTTGTTAGGTACTATTATTTGTTCCATTATATCGTTTATGTTGGCTGAGGATTTGTTTAAATTAATACAACTGAAAGATGGAACGAAAGATTTCCCTAAGAAAATATATTACATATTTATGGTAATCATTGCTTTTATCTATGATCTGTTTTTATCTGCATTCAAAGTATCCAAACATGCATTCGAAATTAAACCATCATATTCTCCCCGAATCGTTAGTATAAAAACATCTCTTATAGGTTCAAACAGTATTGCAATTTTAGCCAATTTTATTACATTCACTCAAGGGTCTCTGGCTATGGATTTCGACCATATAAATAAACAATATCTTATTCACTGGATCGATGTTCACAGTGACGATGAAGAAGAAAGAAAGAAAACACGTATCCGTAAGCATCATACTTTGGTTGCGAAAATAGTTAATTGA
- a CDS encoding Na(+)/H(+) antiporter subunit B, with amino-acid sequence MVDIIFYLLLLFLIITAFFMVFTKDLSNSVITLPLFGAILVIIFVILQAPGVALAGAIMTAGLTTAFFVITINKTEYGRNE; translated from the coding sequence GTGGTAGATATCATATTTTATCTGTTATTACTATTTTTAATAATTACCGCATTTTTTATGGTGTTTACTAAAGATCTATCAAATTCCGTTATTACTCTTCCCCTATTCGGTGCAATTCTGGTAATTATTTTTGTGATACTCCAGGCTCCGGGTGTTGCTCTCGCTGGAGCAATAATGACTGCTGGCTTAACGACTGCCTTTTTTGTAATTACTATAAATAAAACGGAGTATGGAAGAAATGAGTAG
- a CDS encoding GNAT family N-acetyltransferase, whose translation MVLKTTTPERYSNPEAIGSTYEREVHFPTETVVDRIKPSKDKFVLGSFDKENSLFGIVTFVRESNIKMSHKGNVFGMYVDSVVRRQGLGKSLILELIKNVNKCEGLEQIYLTVISNNKSAKKLYESVGFEVYGTERNAIKFNGQYYDKDLMVYFI comes from the coding sequence TTGGTTCTGAAGACTACTACACCAGAAAGGTATTCCAATCCTGAAGCAATTGGCTCAACATATGAAAGAGAAGTGCATTTTCCAACTGAAACAGTTGTAGACCGAATAAAACCATCAAAGGACAAATTTGTTTTAGGCTCTTTTGATAAAGAAAATTCATTATTTGGAATTGTTACTTTTGTACGAGAGAGTAATATCAAAATGTCCCATAAAGGAAATGTTTTCGGTATGTATGTGGATTCAGTAGTTAGAAGACAAGGACTTGGAAAATCGCTTATTCTTGAACTTATAAAAAACGTAAATAAGTGTGAAGGACTAGAACAAATATATTTAACAGTAATATCAAATAATAAATCTGCCAAGAAACTATATGAGTCTGTCGGGTTTGAAGTCTATGGAACTGAGCGAAACGCAATAAAATTTAATGGGCAATATTATGATAAAGACTTAATGGTGTATTTTATATAA
- a CDS encoding DUF899 domain-containing protein: MKKKQNHLQLPNVVSRDEWLVARKGLLAKEKEFTRKRDALNAERRQLPMVEINKDYLLNGPYGKTSLLDLFEGRPQLIVHHFMFDPDWEAGCPACSLAADNIGHLAHLHARNTSLALISRAPFSKLQRYKERMGWNIPWYSSYDSDFNYDFHVTLDESIAPIEYNYLTKDELVQNGVPVDSEQSIEVPGVSSFLRDGERIFHTYTTYARGTDLLLGFFNYLDLTALGRQEDWEQPPGRSDGNGKTWLRRHDEYDHSEESDSCCHSKKSDL; the protein is encoded by the coding sequence ATGAAAAAAAAGCAGAATCATCTGCAACTACCAAATGTCGTGTCACGAGACGAATGGCTTGTGGCTCGTAAGGGATTGCTGGCCAAAGAGAAGGAATTCACTAGGAAACGGGATGCGCTGAATGCCGAGCGCCGTCAACTCCCAATGGTAGAGATTAATAAGGACTATCTCTTAAATGGTCCGTATGGTAAAACGAGTTTGCTTGATCTGTTTGAAGGGCGTCCTCAACTTATCGTGCATCACTTCATGTTCGATCCTGATTGGGAAGCAGGTTGCCCAGCTTGCTCGTTGGCTGCGGATAATATCGGCCATCTTGCGCACCTACATGCACGCAACACGTCACTGGCTCTGATCTCCCGTGCTCCGTTTTCCAAGCTCCAACGTTACAAGGAACGCATGGGTTGGAACATTCCTTGGTACTCGTCCTACGATAGTGACTTTAACTATGACTTTCACGTTACGCTGGACGAATCCATCGCTCCGATTGAATACAACTACCTGACCAAAGACGAGCTTGTTCAGAATGGAGTACCCGTTGATTCCGAACAGTCAATAGAAGTGCCTGGCGTGAGCAGCTTTCTTCGCGATGGCGAAAGAATTTTTCACACGTATACGACTTACGCCCGTGGAACTGACCTACTACTTGGTTTCTTCAACTACCTCGATTTAACAGCTCTTGGCAGGCAGGAGGACTGGGAACAGCCTCCTGGACGCAGTGACGGCAATGGCAAGACATGGCTCCGCCGTCATGACGAATATGATCACTCTGAGGAGTCGGACTCCTGTTGCCATTCAAAAAAGAGTGATTTGTAA
- a CDS encoding helix-turn-helix domain-containing protein, whose protein sequence is MRTINFTVLPPPKVLRRDIECLRIASHTGSEALNVKVCPNGLPGIVFQLSTDDSAAIECLTTRSAQISNIPILFLHGQGAEPSVMHFRNKPYTTKQVVFKSHALYTLFGMDASSLNQGFLVPDQFGAKELENQLLAARTNAERITLLGEFLITKLEQTSKRDELIEQALGFIRFHISTVKVKDLLSTFHISERQFQKRFARVVGMPPQLYIRVKRVNEALRMMNTGQYERFSDIAYALNFYDQSHFIRDIKAFSWVTPKSITNKVSEFHSDDAGSSYL, encoded by the coding sequence ATGAGAACAATAAACTTTACAGTCTTGCCGCCACCAAAGGTATTGAGACGCGATATTGAGTGTCTTAGGATTGCCTCACATACGGGTAGTGAAGCACTTAATGTTAAGGTGTGCCCGAATGGCCTTCCTGGTATTGTGTTCCAGCTTTCTACCGATGATTCAGCTGCTATAGAATGTCTTACGACCCGCTCGGCCCAAATCTCGAATATCCCCATATTGTTTCTACATGGACAAGGTGCGGAACCAAGTGTCATGCACTTCAGAAACAAGCCGTACACGACAAAACAGGTGGTCTTCAAGTCTCACGCGCTCTATACCCTGTTTGGTATGGATGCATCCTCGCTCAACCAAGGTTTTCTAGTGCCAGACCAATTTGGCGCAAAAGAGCTTGAGAATCAGCTTTTAGCCGCCAGAACAAATGCTGAGCGAATTACTCTCCTCGGCGAATTCCTGATCACAAAGCTGGAACAAACGAGTAAAAGGGATGAACTCATCGAGCAGGCACTGGGTTTTATTCGTTTCCACATTTCAACTGTCAAAGTGAAAGATTTATTGTCGACATTTCATATTTCGGAGCGTCAATTCCAAAAGCGTTTTGCCCGAGTCGTTGGCATGCCACCCCAGTTGTACATTCGAGTAAAGCGAGTGAATGAGGCACTGAGGATGATGAATACGGGGCAGTACGAACGATTTTCAGATATCGCTTACGCCCTTAATTTTTATGATCAATCGCATTTTATCCGTGACATCAAAGCGTTTTCCTGGGTTACGCCGAAAAGCATTACGAATAAGGTAAGTGAATTCCATAGCGATGACGCCGGGTCATCGTATTTATAG
- a CDS encoding VOC family protein yields MKINRIDHVGVIVNDLSEAKAFFLDLGLEVQGEGEVEGEWVERIIGLNDVRETVVMLGVPGGQATIELVKFHKPSDEKGIQQSFANTLGIRHIAFAVEGIEAVVAKLKKKGAQLFGEIQNYENTYKLCYVRGPEGIILELAEKIKS; encoded by the coding sequence ATGAAGATCAATAGAATAGATCATGTGGGTGTAATCGTAAATGACCTTTCGGAAGCTAAAGCGTTTTTTCTCGATCTTGGACTTGAAGTGCAAGGAGAAGGAGAAGTGGAAGGAGAGTGGGTGGAACGGATAATTGGGCTTAATGACGTTAGAGAGACGGTTGTAATGTTAGGAGTGCCAGGCGGTCAGGCAACTATAGAACTGGTCAAATTCCATAAGCCATCAGATGAAAAAGGTATTCAGCAATCTTTTGCAAATACCTTGGGTATCCGGCATATTGCATTTGCTGTTGAAGGTATAGAAGCCGTTGTTGCCAAATTGAAAAAGAAAGGCGCGCAACTTTTTGGTGAGATACAAAACTACGAAAATACTTATAAATTATGCTACGTTCGTGGGCCAGAGGGAATTATTTTAGAGTTGGCTGAGAAAATCAAATCTTAA
- a CDS encoding proton-conducting transporter transmembrane domain-containing protein, producing MITPGFVYLTGALLLFLPFHDKIKYIISFLIATGALIVTFYLIPGEQLQLDFLTFTLTPFSVDSISKLTGLIFAAGGLASVIYSINICSLPNLRLIFVFIGSALTVVFSGDLFTLYVFWELMTISSSFLIIITSNFTKKTGYYYFLLHVAGSLSLLWGIFLQYSATGSLSLNAIEAGIPFFLMAIAVKLAFVGFHTWMPWVYSKAPFYVAVVLSIYTTKVGVYVMARLVSGINILAYAGLISALFGIVMALRQNEVRKLLSYSIITQVGYMIIGISIGTAAGIAGGMFHLVNHILYKTVLFMAVGFVMYTTGKDDFENLEIIRRKLPITSIATLVAFMGISGVPFFNGYMSKTIIKDALHDPLLKLGLDLMSFGTSLMFLKFIYYVFFYKSNRNLAEKPPISMQLGMGFLTVMMILIGLNPFLLETLMNINVDINYFEIKHMISGIQPFIWSIPIFILSKKYLLKRYDILTYHDIYRKVGNIFIATGYKLSNYHDGKLNKYLLWTTTTLIILLLLLMF from the coding sequence ATGATTACTCCAGGTTTTGTATATTTAACAGGTGCTTTGCTATTATTTTTACCTTTTCATGATAAAATCAAATACATCATATCTTTCCTCATTGCTACAGGAGCCCTTATCGTTACTTTTTATTTAATACCTGGTGAACAACTGCAACTCGATTTTCTCACCTTTACTCTAACTCCTTTTAGCGTAGATAGTATTAGTAAATTAACGGGATTAATTTTTGCCGCCGGTGGTTTAGCTTCTGTAATTTATTCGATAAATATATGTTCCCTACCTAATTTAAGGTTAATATTTGTGTTTATTGGCAGTGCCTTGACCGTGGTTTTTTCCGGTGACCTGTTTACTCTATATGTTTTCTGGGAGTTAATGACGATCAGTTCTTCTTTTCTTATTATAATAACAAGTAATTTCACTAAAAAAACAGGGTATTATTATTTTCTACTACACGTGGCTGGCAGTTTGAGTTTATTATGGGGGATATTTTTACAGTATTCTGCTACAGGTAGTTTATCTTTGAATGCTATAGAGGCTGGAATCCCCTTTTTTTTAATGGCAATAGCAGTTAAGCTGGCCTTTGTCGGTTTCCATACATGGATGCCATGGGTTTACAGCAAAGCTCCTTTTTATGTTGCAGTTGTTTTATCGATATATACAACAAAAGTGGGCGTATATGTAATGGCTCGTCTTGTATCGGGGATAAATATTTTGGCATATGCCGGTCTTATTTCAGCTTTGTTTGGAATTGTAATGGCCCTAAGGCAAAACGAGGTTCGTAAATTATTGAGCTATTCGATCATAACCCAAGTTGGCTATATGATTATTGGTATTAGTATTGGTACTGCAGCGGGAATTGCAGGAGGTATGTTTCACCTGGTTAATCACATATTATATAAAACTGTATTATTTATGGCAGTGGGATTTGTCATGTATACAACAGGGAAGGATGATTTTGAAAATTTAGAGATCATTCGCCGCAAACTTCCGATAACTTCTATCGCAACATTGGTAGCTTTTATGGGGATATCTGGCGTTCCCTTTTTTAATGGCTATATGAGTAAAACCATTATTAAAGATGCTTTACATGACCCATTATTAAAATTGGGTTTGGACCTGATGAGTTTTGGGACCTCTCTCATGTTTTTAAAATTTATCTATTATGTATTTTTCTATAAAAGTAATAGGAACTTAGCTGAAAAGCCACCCATTAGCATGCAATTAGGAATGGGTTTTTTAACTGTTATGATGATATTGATTGGTCTTAATCCTTTTTTGTTAGAAACTTTAATGAATATTAATGTAGATATTAATTATTTCGAAATAAAACATATGATAAGTGGTATTCAACCCTTTATCTGGTCCATACCTATATTTATTTTATCAAAGAAATATTTATTAAAAAGATACGATATACTTACATATCATGATATTTATCGCAAAGTGGGTAACATATTTATAGCTACAGGCTATAAGTTAAGTAACTATCATGACGGGAAATTAAATAAATATCTGTTATGGACAACTACCACTTTAATAATTCTGTTGTTATTGTTAATGTTTTAA
- a CDS encoding dihydrofolate reductase family protein: protein MRKVKMINRVSIDGYFASLNEMTGGMDWFVPDNDVDKTTHEMVKADTLIAGKATFELFEASWPPVLQDPNAPKELKALAQELTDMRKIVFSETMRKSDWENTEFYSGDITEIVRKLKEEDGSDILIMGSGTVVQQLTNAGLIDDYVFIMTPVIASGGKLLFKEVNQNELTFLKAKSFASGNVLLHYVAAE, encoded by the coding sequence ATGCGTAAAGTCAAAATGATTAACCGAGTTTCTATTGATGGTTATTTTGCCAGTCTCAACGAAATGACTGGAGGTATGGACTGGTTCGTCCCAGATAATGACGTCGATAAAACTACTCACGAGATGGTGAAGGCAGATACGCTCATAGCAGGCAAGGCTACTTTTGAGTTGTTCGAGGCTTCATGGCCGCCCGTTCTGCAAGACCCGAACGCTCCGAAAGAATTGAAGGCGTTGGCGCAAGAGCTGACTGACATGAGGAAAATTGTCTTCTCAGAAACGATGAGGAAGTCCGACTGGGAGAACACTGAATTTTATAGTGGCGATATCACTGAAATTGTGAGGAAGCTAAAGGAAGAAGATGGATCTGACATTCTCATCATGGGCAGCGGCACCGTCGTGCAGCAACTTACTAATGCCGGCCTAATAGACGATTATGTGTTCATTATGACACCAGTCATCGCTAGCGGAGGAAAGCTACTTTTTAAAGAGGTTAATCAAAACGAGCTTACGTTCCTCAAAGCTAAGAGTTTTGCTTCTGGTAACGTGCTGCTGCACTACGTTGCTGCTGAATAG
- a CDS encoding sodium:proton antiporter has translation MEIPYVVVIILFCLGMYTIITKKNLIKIVIGVTIVESSLILLLMLVGYIPGGTAPILDKGYELVVDPIPQALALTTIVIGGSVTAVMLAMVIKVHKRYRTLNIDEIRKLRG, from the coding sequence GTGGAAATACCATATGTTGTCGTAATCATTTTGTTCTGTCTAGGAATGTATACGATCATTACCAAAAAAAATTTAATAAAGATTGTTATTGGGGTTACTATTGTAGAATCTTCTTTGATTTTGTTGTTAATGCTCGTAGGTTATATACCGGGTGGAACTGCTCCTATTTTAGACAAAGGATATGAATTAGTAGTCGATCCTATCCCTCAGGCACTTGCCCTGACTACCATTGTTATCGGGGGAAGTGTTACAGCTGTCATGCTGGCGATGGTAATTAAGGTACATAAAAGATATAGAACGTTAAACATTGATGAGATTCGAAAATTGAGAGGATAA
- a CDS encoding RNA polymerase sigma factor — translation MHLHDIGIEARKLYASFIQSVDEFRPALWRYCLHLTSNVWDAEDLMQETLMKTFVSLGQIRHPFIPKSYLFRIASNTWIDQRRKIQPIETNHFPESIEMKDPQHDYSLHVLEGIEILISSLTPRHVVVVLLSDVFDFSAQEVADMLQTTEGAVHAMLSRARANLKSNDPDGHTRKRKSSSMTERNLPLLSQYVQAFHLKDTAMLMDLYAQHGEIQFLNTGIVRGRNSIESTMNWSSYPESFHTEWRWLWGEPVVLFIADRGNRQTLWRAQILDFEEGKVVKDKNYFFCREVMLEIAEYLQLPIDPDTQAHYEQPWKYSVSCPIGINSK, via the coding sequence TTGCACTTACATGATATAGGAATTGAAGCAAGAAAATTATACGCATCTTTTATCCAATCCGTAGATGAGTTTCGCCCCGCTTTATGGCGGTATTGCTTGCATTTGACATCTAATGTTTGGGATGCTGAAGACCTAATGCAAGAAACGTTGATGAAGACATTCGTTTCATTAGGACAAATCAGACATCCCTTCATACCAAAATCATACTTATTTCGCATTGCCTCCAATACTTGGATCGACCAACGCAGAAAAATTCAACCGATCGAAACGAATCATTTCCCTGAAAGCATTGAAATGAAGGATCCCCAACATGATTATAGCCTACATGTACTGGAGGGGATTGAAATTTTAATTAGCTCCCTAACACCGCGACATGTTGTAGTCGTGTTATTGAGTGATGTGTTTGATTTCTCTGCTCAGGAGGTAGCCGATATGCTGCAAACAACTGAAGGGGCGGTGCATGCGATGCTTTCAAGAGCAAGAGCTAATCTGAAATCCAATGACCCAGATGGACATACGAGAAAGAGAAAAAGTTCATCCATGACAGAGAGAAACTTACCTCTTCTTTCTCAATACGTACAGGCATTTCATCTTAAAGATACAGCAATGCTAATGGATTTATATGCCCAGCATGGCGAAATTCAATTTTTGAACACGGGCATTGTCCGAGGTCGGAATTCGATTGAATCGACCATGAATTGGTCGTCCTATCCGGAATCGTTTCACACGGAATGGAGATGGTTGTGGGGAGAGCCGGTTGTACTGTTTATTGCCGATAGAGGAAATCGCCAAACCCTGTGGCGAGCACAAATTCTAGATTTTGAAGAAGGAAAAGTTGTAAAAGATAAAAACTACTTTTTCTGCAGGGAAGTCATGTTGGAGATCGCTGAATATCTTCAATTGCCAATTGATCCAGATACTCAAGCTCATTATGAACAACCATGGAAATATTCAGTTTCATGCCCCATCGGGATCAATTCGAAATAA
- the mbhE gene encoding hydrogen gas-evolving membrane-bound hydrogenase subunit E, translating into MSRLNERFKKLYKIGLVITFAVFLLFLFYDIHNLDSDSKRYLSEHYISEGLQETGATNLVASVLYDYRAFDTLGEATMILTAATILAFLVPITKATMFGTTFKSIVNQTVKLIIPYLAVLGAYLLLFGHISPGGGFVGGVVLSIIPILLTITYSVEFSEYIFKPDQKKLVEDIGAIGFVLLGLLGVLTGSNFFASGQAYFRTGNAGEVFSAGLIPYINLMIGLKVGAGLAIIFNSLIKEK; encoded by the coding sequence ATGAGTAGACTAAATGAAAGGTTTAAAAAGCTTTATAAAATAGGCCTTGTTATAACGTTCGCTGTTTTCTTATTATTCTTATTTTATGACATACATAATCTTGATAGCGATAGTAAAAGATATTTATCAGAACACTATATTTCTGAAGGGCTACAGGAAACTGGAGCGACAAATCTAGTTGCATCTGTCCTATATGATTACCGAGCTTTTGATACTTTGGGTGAAGCAACGATGATTTTAACTGCTGCTACTATTTTAGCTTTTCTGGTTCCTATAACTAAAGCAACAATGTTTGGTACAACATTTAAAAGTATTGTTAATCAAACAGTGAAATTGATTATCCCATATTTAGCCGTTTTAGGAGCGTACTTACTATTATTTGGTCATATTAGTCCTGGCGGTGGTTTTGTTGGAGGAGTTGTTCTGTCTATCATTCCCATTCTACTGACAATAACCTATAGTGTTGAATTCTCTGAATATATATTCAAACCTGACCAAAAAAAGTTAGTAGAAGATATAGGAGCTATAGGTTTTGTTTTACTGGGATTACTAGGCGTACTCACTGGGAGCAATTTTTTTGCCAGCGGACAAGCCTATTTCAGAACCGGAAATGCTGGAGAAGTGTTTAGTGCCGGGTTAATACCTTACATCAATTTAATGATTGGATTAAAAGTAGGAGCTGGTCTGGCCATCATTTTTAATAGTTTAATTAAGGAGAAATAA
- a CDS encoding monovalent cation/H+ antiporter complex subunit F, whose product MLYLILAIVLYAILTFYRVIKGPSLPDRLVAMNCIGVMFLLILVLISYYFERKVFIDVALVYGVSLFINVLIMAKYLRKPGKGGVGD is encoded by the coding sequence GTGCTCTATTTAATACTTGCAATTGTCTTATATGCTATTTTAACTTTTTATAGAGTCATTAAGGGCCCAAGTCTGCCTGATAGACTAGTTGCCATGAATTGTATAGGTGTCATGTTTTTACTGATTTTAGTTTTAATAAGTTATTATTTTGAACGAAAAGTTTTTATTGATGTGGCTTTAGTTTATGGGGTTTCCTTATTTATCAACGTTTTAATTATGGCTAAATATTTAAGAAAACCAGGGAAAGGTGGAGTTGGTGATTGA